The Pan paniscus chromosome 21, NHGRI_mPanPan1-v2.0_pri, whole genome shotgun sequence region GTTTGCTGTCTAAAGAAAGACTCGGTTCATCTATGGGGTCAGGTACAGAGAGTGCATAGGGGATGCCATTGCCGGCTGCCACTTTGTCCTGGAACTCGGCAAACAGCTGGGGGTTTGCCTTCACCTGGGGATGTCGGTGAAAGTGCACCTTGAGGTTGCCCTTGGTGGTGAAGCGATGACCACAGACAGAGCACACGAAGGGTCTCTCTCCAGTGTGGGAGCGGAGGTGGATCTGCAAGGAGCTATCAGTCCCAAAAACCTTGCTACAGTACTTACACTTGTGCTTGTAGAGGGCCGCCTCGTCTTTGGGTTTGACATCCACCGCGGAGATGTTCGGtggcttccccttccctttcttggATGTGTCTAGCGCCACAGTGGAGAAAGGGCTCTGGAAGAGCACCGAGCCCGGGGCCTGAGGAAGCAAAGCGCTCGGGAGGCGGGACATGACGTTCGGGAGCACCCGGGTCCCATCCGGCTTCAGAGCGAAGGGTGCCAGCCCTGGGGACAGGGAGCTGGTGGCAGAAGGGATGTTGGCGTGAGGTAGCTTGGCTTGTTTCAAGGCATCCAGAGACAGACCTTGGCTTCCAGCTTTCTGGCTGAGCAAAGCCACAGCTGCAGAAACCTGCTGAGACATGTGGCTGCCCAAGGTCTTCAGAGTGTCGGCCCCTGCCCCGCTTGAGTGGAGGGCGTGGGAGGCCCACATGTTCACCTGGATGCGGATCTGCTCGGTGAGCTGGATCTGctgtagctgctgctgctgcagacaCAAGATCTGCTCGAGGACCCACGGGATGCTGTTGGCACCAGGCACGGGGGCAGGGAGTGCATCCGCGCTCCGCTGATTCACCGCCACCTTGGTGCCCCGTAGTGCCTGCAAGGTCACGTTAGTGTTGGCCACTTTGCCTTTGGCTAAATAGCTTATGTCCTGGGGGGTGGGTGGCAGGGCTGTCTCTGTCTTTAGGTACACCACAGACTCCGCATCCGGCTTCTCCTTCATGTCCTCTGAGCTGCCGCCATTCTCCCTGTGACCGTCCTTACTGCCGGGACTGGCGGGCTGGTGGCTCAGTACAGCTCCGGAGAAGTCTTCTGAAGGCACAGGCCCCTCGCTGTCATTCATGATGAGGACAGGTGGATTTTTAGTGCAATTTTTCTTATGTTCCAGGAACTCAGAGATGCTGAAGAACTCCGCACAGCATTTCTCACAGACGTGCGTCTCCTCCCGACGAAGCCGCTTTACTGTGGCTTCATCCTCACTCGCCACCTCATCATTCCCTGGGTGGTTCACTGGAGCACCTGTAACAAGACAGAAAAAGCTAAGGACTCTGCCCAAGTAAAAGATGTGTGGGGAGCCGGGCACCGtcgctcacatctataatcccagcactttgggaggctgaggtgggcagatcacctgaggttgggaattcaagaccagtctggccaacatggtgagaccctgtctctactaaaaacacaaaaatta contains the following coding sequences:
- the SALL4 gene encoding sal-like protein 4 isoform X3, whose translation is MSRRKQAKPQHINSEEDQGEQQPQQQTPEFADAAPAAPAAGELGAPVNHPGNDEVASEDEATVKRLRREETHVCEKCCAEFFSISEFLEHKKNCTKNPPVLIMNDSEGPVPSEDFSGAVLSHQPASPGSKDGHRENGGSSEDMKEKPDAESVVYLKTETALPPTPQDISYLAKGKVANTNVTLQALRGTKVAVNQRSADALPAPVPGANSIPWVLEQILCLQQQQLQQIQLTEQIRIQVNMWASHALHSSGAGADTLKTLGSHMSQQVSAAVALLSQKAGSQGLSLDALKQAKLPHANIPSATSSLSPGLAPFALKPDGTRVLPNVMSRLPSALLPQAPGSVLFQSPFSTVALDTSKKGKGKPPNISAVDVKPKDEAALYKHKCRSSLPSTFIRAQPTYVKVEVPGTFVGPSTLSPGMTPLLAAQPRRQAKQHGCTRCGKNFSSASALQIHERTHTGEKPFVCNICGRAFTTKGNLKVHYMTHGANNNSARRGRKLAIENTMALLGTDGKRVSEIFPKEILAPSVNVDPVVWNQYTSMLNGGLAVKTNEISVIQSGGVPTLPVSLGATSVVNNATVSKMDGSQSGISADVEKPSATDGVPKHQFPHFLEENKIAVS